One Nitrospira sp. DNA window includes the following coding sequences:
- a CDS encoding putative MFS-type transporter: MPNLQPNSSLRQMPSGIWVLGFVSLLMDISSEMIHSLLPLFMVTTLGASTIAVGIVEGLAESLALAVKVFSGTLSDYLGRRKGLALFGYALGALTKPLFAVAPDIGILLTARLLDRVGKGVRGAPRDALVADIAPPQLRGAAFGLRQSLDTVGAFLGPLLAVGLMLLWTDDFRAVFWVAVVPGMMAVALLLVGIREPAPRQADQRMNPLSRNNFIRLGSVYWWVVGIGAVFTLARFSEAFLVLRAQQGGIPVALIPLVMVAMNLVYAASAYPFGRLSDRMSHRKLLTLGLVVLIAADLVLATDDHWSTVLGGVTLWGIHMGMTQGLLATMVADTAPADLRGTAYGCFNLVSGLAMLLASVLAGLLWDGLGAPFTFYAGALFCVLTIIGITLSPAAQKQPLR, translated from the coding sequence ATGCCAAATCTGCAGCCAAACAGTTCCCTTCGCCAGATGCCGTCCGGCATCTGGGTGCTGGGCTTTGTCAGTCTGCTGATGGATATCTCGTCGGAAATGATCCACAGCCTGCTGCCGTTGTTCATGGTCACGACCCTCGGAGCAAGCACGATCGCAGTCGGTATCGTGGAAGGGCTGGCCGAGTCCCTGGCGCTCGCGGTCAAGGTCTTTTCAGGAACCTTGAGCGACTATCTCGGCAGACGGAAGGGACTGGCTTTGTTCGGTTACGCCTTGGGAGCCCTGACCAAACCCCTCTTCGCGGTGGCTCCGGATATCGGCATCCTGCTGACCGCCCGCCTGTTGGATCGAGTGGGCAAGGGCGTGCGAGGCGCGCCGCGCGATGCGTTGGTGGCGGACATCGCGCCGCCGCAGCTCCGTGGCGCAGCCTTCGGTTTGCGGCAATCGCTCGATACGGTGGGAGCCTTTCTCGGTCCCCTGCTCGCGGTGGGGTTGATGCTGCTCTGGACCGACGATTTCCGGGCGGTCTTCTGGGTGGCCGTCGTACCGGGCATGATGGCCGTGGCACTCCTGCTGGTCGGCATTCGGGAACCTGCGCCTCGTCAAGCCGATCAGAGAATGAACCCCCTCAGCCGGAACAATTTCATACGCTTAGGATCTGTCTATTGGTGGGTGGTGGGAATCGGGGCCGTCTTCACGCTGGCTCGATTCAGCGAAGCCTTCCTCGTCCTCCGCGCGCAGCAGGGCGGAATCCCTGTCGCCCTGATTCCCCTCGTCATGGTCGCGATGAATCTGGTCTACGCGGCGTCGGCCTATCCGTTCGGCAGGCTTTCCGACCGCATGAGCCACAGGAAGCTTCTCACGCTCGGCCTGGTGGTGTTGATTGCGGCGGATCTGGTTTTGGCCACGGACGATCACTGGAGCACAGTGCTGGGAGGTGTCACCCTCTGGGGCATCCACATGGGGATGACGCAGGGTCTGCTGGCCACCATGGTGGCGGATACGGCACCGGCCGATCTGCGAGGGACTGCGTACGGCTGCTTCAACCTTGTCTCAGGGCTCGCAATGCTGCTCGCCAGTGTCTTAGCCGGACTGTTATGGGATGGACTCGGCGCCCCATTCACATTCTATGCGGGAGCCCTGTTCTGCGTCCTCACGATCATCGGCATCACCCTCTCTCCTGCCGCCCAGAAACAGCCTCTCCGCTAA
- a CDS encoding L,D-transpeptidase, with protein sequence MTFRRCVLWMLVVAVVLLFGEWRQAGWATEVPSPCAVYHPSDQWIAWNCRRLQKGETLEKLFGQRWVDVARFNRIDRRHAQPGREIKIPSRLDDVVDFTPLPQRYSAGSPEARLIVVDLTEQFLGAYEEGVLRFSFPIASGEPDNPTPAGDFRITAAHRAHQSCLYTIEGTDVPYPMQYALRFYINPEGVSYWIHGRDLPGYPASHGCIGLSDEQMQLQYYGVPFQPRLNDAKRLYEWVVGNLTDVGAVQTLSNGPRVVIQGTTPKGNRTGRAVP encoded by the coding sequence ATGACGTTCCGGCGGTGCGTCCTGTGGATGCTGGTCGTTGCTGTCGTGCTCCTGTTCGGTGAATGGCGCCAGGCCGGTTGGGCGACCGAAGTGCCCTCACCCTGCGCCGTCTACCATCCGAGCGATCAATGGATTGCCTGGAATTGTCGGCGCCTTCAGAAGGGGGAAACCCTGGAGAAACTATTCGGTCAACGGTGGGTTGATGTCGCACGGTTCAATCGGATCGATCGCAGGCATGCGCAGCCGGGGCGGGAAATCAAAATTCCGAGCCGGCTCGATGATGTGGTGGACTTCACTCCGCTGCCGCAACGATATTCCGCCGGCTCGCCAGAGGCCAGGCTCATTGTCGTCGACCTGACGGAGCAGTTCCTCGGGGCCTACGAAGAGGGAGTGCTGCGGTTTTCATTCCCGATCGCGTCCGGGGAGCCGGACAATCCGACCCCTGCCGGTGACTTTCGCATCACGGCTGCCCACCGTGCGCACCAATCCTGCCTCTATACCATCGAAGGAACGGATGTGCCCTATCCGATGCAGTACGCGTTACGGTTCTATATCAATCCCGAGGGGGTCAGTTATTGGATTCACGGTCGTGACTTGCCGGGGTATCCCGCGTCTCACGGCTGTATCGGTCTGTCCGACGAGCAGATGCAATTGCAGTATTACGGTGTGCCGTTCCAGCCGAGGTTGAACGATGCCAAACGACTGTATGAATGGGTAGTGGGAAATCTGACAGATGTGGGGGCTGTGCAAACCCTATCGAACGGGCCACGCGTGGTCATTCAAGGAACCACTCCGAAGGGAAATCGGACGGGACGCGCTGTTCCTTAG
- a CDS encoding Na+/H+ antiporter, with amino-acid sequence MEQLFATAALWFALALLSALLAAQLRLSIALVEICVGVGMAAFSGWLDIGGALALHAEWVKFLASAGAVVLTFLAGAELDPDVIRMKLTEVTVVGLVGFLAPFLGCAAIAFYGLGWNWPASALCGVALSTTSMAVVYAVMLETGLNKTEFGKGILASCFINDLGTVIALGLLFAPFTYRTLVFLAAGTAVLAALPALTERLTRLYAFRTAAIRTKWVMLILFGLGALALWSGSEAVLPAYLAGMVLAGSAARDSHWIRRLRTMTVGFLTPFYFIRAGTLVSLPALLAAPLVFLVLLMSKVACKIFGLYPVIGLFRRERTERWYYTLLMSTGLTFGTISALYGLTHDIVTEGQYSFLVSAVIASAVVPTAIAGLFFMPTQLLPESALPGKPVRRLNGLSDEG; translated from the coding sequence ATGGAACAGCTCTTTGCGACTGCCGCCCTGTGGTTCGCCCTCGCCCTTCTCTCCGCCCTGCTCGCCGCGCAACTTCGCCTGTCGATCGCCTTGGTCGAAATCTGTGTCGGGGTCGGCATGGCGGCCTTCAGTGGATGGCTGGACATCGGTGGAGCGTTGGCATTGCATGCCGAGTGGGTGAAGTTCCTCGCCTCTGCCGGAGCCGTGGTCCTGACCTTTCTCGCCGGGGCGGAATTGGACCCGGACGTGATCCGGATGAAATTGACGGAAGTCACTGTCGTGGGACTGGTGGGGTTTCTGGCCCCCTTCCTGGGCTGCGCCGCCATCGCGTTCTACGGACTCGGATGGAATTGGCCGGCGAGTGCGTTGTGCGGCGTCGCCCTATCGACGACATCGATGGCCGTGGTCTACGCGGTGATGTTGGAAACCGGCTTGAATAAGACCGAGTTCGGCAAGGGCATTCTCGCGTCCTGCTTCATCAATGACCTGGGAACGGTGATCGCCCTTGGTCTGTTGTTCGCCCCGTTCACCTACAGGACCCTGGTCTTTCTTGCGGCAGGAACGGCAGTCCTTGCGGCTCTGCCGGCACTGACGGAACGGCTGACCAGACTCTATGCGTTTCGCACAGCCGCGATCCGGACCAAATGGGTCATGCTGATCTTGTTTGGATTGGGCGCCCTCGCCCTCTGGTCGGGAAGCGAAGCGGTTCTCCCGGCCTACCTCGCGGGCATGGTGCTGGCCGGCAGTGCGGCAAGGGATAGCCATTGGATTCGCCGGTTGCGGACCATGACGGTGGGGTTTCTCACCCCGTTTTATTTCATTCGAGCCGGGACGTTGGTCTCGCTGCCGGCATTACTGGCAGCTCCCCTCGTCTTCCTCGTCCTCCTCATGAGCAAGGTCGCCTGCAAGATTTTCGGCCTCTATCCCGTGATCGGCCTCTTTCGCCGCGAGCGAACCGAACGTTGGTATTACACCTTGCTGATGTCCACCGGCCTGACCTTCGGGACCATTTCAGCCCTCTATGGGCTGACACACGATATCGTGACAGAGGGCCAGTATTCATTTTTGGTCTCAGCCGTCATCGCGAGCGCAGTGGTACCGACAGCCATTGCGGGGCTGTTCTTCATGCCGACACAGCTTCTGCCGGAATCGGCCCTTCCCGGTAAGCCGGTCCGTCGGCTGAACGGCCTGAGCGATGAGGGGTAG